The DNA segment TTGCAGAAAAATATATATAGATACAATATCTGTACCACAATATAAAATTATAGGAGCAAGTCTTGTATTAAACAATCCTAAAGCGTTTATAATCTGAAACGTCGCAACTTGGGTAGAAATCATGGGAATCATTGTAGCAACCAAAAATAAAGCATTTGCAGCCTTACTGATTTTAGATTTAAAGCGACTAAACACAAATGCAGACATTGAACCAGTAAGGACAGAACCTGCCAATGAAAAAATTAATATTATTATAGTATTTTCAAACCCTGTCAGCATATGTCCTTCAGTAAATGCAATGATAAAATTCTTGATATTTAAAAAACTTGATGGTAATGTCAATACGCCTGTAGAAGCATATTCAGCACTAGTTTTAAATGCCGCAAAAAAAACTACTAACACAGGCACTATGAACACGAAAAGTAACAATATTAGTATAGCATATTTTAATGTAATTAAAATAATATCTTTTATATTCGTTTTTCTCATAATCATGTTTTACGCACCCCTCGATTGTAATGCAAATCTTTGAATTGCAAATATCAAAATGCTTATTATAAGCAAGATAACAGCTAAAGCGGAAGCTAATCCAACTCTGTAGTTTTGGAATGCAAAATTTACTGTTTGAATGACAAATGTCATGCTGCCATTTCCACCGCCTGTCATAATATATGGTATTTCAAATGCAGCTAATGAACCAGTTACCGAAAGAAATACCAATAACTTTAATATTGTCGATATCCCCGGTATTATAATATGAATAAATTGTTGAAATCTATTGGCACCGTCAACCTCTGCGGCTTCAATTATGTCTGTAGGAATCGACTGCATAGCTGCCGAAAACATTACAATATCATATCCTATATATCGCCACACTGAAACGAATGCCAGCGATACATTTATGAGATGTGGATCCTGAAGCCAAAAGTGTATATATCGCCCTAATCCTAACAATTTTAAAATCGTATCAAGTGTAGAACCTGGCTGAAAGAAAAATATAAATATAAAACTTATTGCGACACTATTGATTAAAGAAGGAAAAAAATAAACTCCTTTAAATAAATTTGCAAATCTGCATCTAAAGCTAATTAAGTATGAAATACATACTGCTAAAGCAATCTGTATAAAAGCAGCTACAATATAATACAAGCTGACAATAAATGGCCTGAAATAATCTGCACTGCTAAATATTAATTTATAATTATCTAAACCAATAAAATTTTTCGTAGGGCTTATTCCATCCCAATCAGTAAAGCTGTAACCAAACATAAATATTGATGGAACATAAGTAAATAATATAAGCAACAATACAGGTACAAATAAAAATGTAATTGAAATAAGGATTTTCTGTTGTTTGTATGTGAGTGATGATATGCTAAATCTCTTTCTCTTTACATCAACTTCCATAATTTCACCCTCTCAGTTTTAATGCACAATTGTTATTTATCGCTTAATAAATAAATGGTTTAGATTATGCTTTATGCAAATGAACAAAAAGGCATAAAGCATAATTTCTAAACCATATTTCATTTACTTTTTGACAGCATTAACTCCTTGTGCCCATTTTGAATTTAATTCGGACATATATTGATCAAATGTCTCATTACTTACTCCTAACCCAATTTCTATAATTTTCTTTACCCATTTACCGTCATTTAAATTTATCAGTGAAACTTTCTGAACTGTATCTAAATCCTGTGCTTGTTGTGTTGTACCAGGTTTTGCTTCTACCAATTCGACATCTGTGGCACCACTCAAATAATCAGGTAATTTTGCACCGACAATAGGTGAAAACATATTAGAGTCTTGTGGGTACTTTGTTATAAAGAATTTCAAAAATTCTTTTGCTAATGGTATGTTCTTGCTATGAATATTTACACCCATACCATAATCAGGTCCAACTTGAACTATCGCTTTGCCATCGTGTCGAACCGGAACGGGCATGTACTTTATATCTTCAGGTGTCTTTGATTTCGCTTGAATTTGCCCAATTGCCCACGTACCTAAACACATAACCGCAATTTTCCCATCTGCCATAGCTTGTTTAGACCATTCCCAATCTGACGTCATAGGATCCTTTTCAACTAATTTATTTTTTACAGCTTCATAAAGAAGGTCTAACGAAGTATACGTTGCAGTACCTTTTGTAAATTCATTTGGATTATAGATCATCTTATTCATGTAATCTGGATCACCAGATATGCCGATTTGTAACGCATTCGAGAAATTTGTCAAGGCCCATTCTGATGTATAATTTGTATAATATGGTATAGCATTTGTCTTTTCCTTTATTGCCTTTAGCATATTGATGTATTCATCAGGTGTCGTTGGAAGACTTGTTACACCGGCATCCTTTAAAACCTTTGCATTGTATACAAAACCTGTTGCATTAGCTCCTGTAGGAATACCATAGATCGTACCATCTACGTCAAAATTATCAAGGTAATTATAAGTTTTTGATAGCTCATCTTTAGTTCCAAGAGGAGCAAAGAAATCTTTATACTTGTCCTTTGTTATATTGGCAGGAATCATTAAAACATCGCCATAGTTGCCAGTAGACATTCTTGTAGAAATTGCATTTTGATAATCATTTAGGTTTTCAAACTTTATTGTAGTCCCAGGATGCAATTTTTCAAACTCATCAGCATATTTATTAAATGTATCTGTCATATCAGTCCTGTGCGTCAATACAGTGATAGTCCCTTTTAGCTCATTGCTGGAGCTGCTCGTTTTATTGCTGCTGGCATTGTTATTATTGTTTGAATTACCACACCCGGCAAGTGAAGTAGATATTACTGCAGTAGCCAGTAACAATGACAACATTTTTTTTGCTTTCATTACCGTTCCTCCTTAAAAACTTTTTAGTATAACTTTTTCAAATGCTTCAAATGTTTACAATACATTTATCAACCTCCTCTCATTGTTAAATTTTATTAAAAGGTTAATGTCACCTTTTGCACGATTATCAAAAATATAAAGAACAACACAATTGAAATAATAATTTCAACATACATTATCCACATTATCAACTTCAAATAACTATTTATTTTTTGAATATTTTAAAGTTATTTTATGCTAATTTGTCACAATTATAAAGTATATTGTGTTTAACTTTTTAACTTTAATTTAAGTATAAAATAACTATCACAAAATGTCAATACAAAATTGTTATTTTCATTTATTTACATATATTTATTGTATTTAACGTATACAACACGTATCTAATGGTTATTTAACCTTTATTTTAGTTTACTTTATGGTTATATATTTACTTATATAATCTAACTTCACGCTTATTATACTTTGATTCTTGTGTAAGCAATATTTATATAATTAAATAATTTTGCAAAAAATGATGGGATTGCTCCCATCATTCTTAAGCCCTTAATCTGACAACACAACGTTGTCTAAATAAACATTGCTGTTTCCAGTTTGTCCACTATCAGGTATAATCTTTACACCAATTGACTGCACATTGTCAAGGTTACTTATCTTTGATGAATCCAAATCAATTGATAGAATCGTAAATCCACTACTGCTAATTGGTTGCCAACCACTATCATACCAGGTCCAGCTGGACCCTGTTTTTATATAAAGCGCCGCGGTTGCAGTACCATTTGATAATTTAATATCGATACTTATTTTTTTAACTGCCGACAAATCAATTGCCTGTACCTTATCAATTTCAAAACCATCCGTCTTGCTTAAATCAAAATTAGATGTAAGTGAATGTGTGCCACTGCTTGCAGCATCAGTTGTTATACTTGTTGCTATCGCATTTGCATTATTTTGATCAACAGTCCAACCATCTGTTCCATTCTCAAAATCATACAACACACCAGGCTGAGCAGGAGTGCTGTTAGATCCAGAACTACCATTGGGTATTCCGCCGGTACC comes from the Thermoanaerobacterium aotearoense genome and includes:
- a CDS encoding carbohydrate ABC transporter permease translates to MIMRKTNIKDIILITLKYAILILLLFVFIVPVLVVFFAAFKTSAEYASTGVLTLPSSFLNIKNFIIAFTEGHMLTGFENTIIILIFSLAGSVLTGSMSAFVFSRFKSKISKAANALFLVATMIPMISTQVATFQIINALGLFNTRLAPIILYCGTDIVSIYIFLQFMENISVSLDESAIIDGANYFQVFFKIIFPLIRPAVATVLITKGVAIYNDFYIPFLYTPDQSLLTVSTALFAFKGPYGAHWEIISAGVILIMIPTLIIFLALQKQIYNGLVVGSVKE
- a CDS encoding ABC transporter substrate-binding protein, which translates into the protein MKAKKMLSLLLATAVISTSLAGCGNSNNNNNASSNKTSSSSNELKGTITVLTHRTDMTDTFNKYADEFEKLHPGTTIKFENLNDYQNAISTRMSTGNYGDVLMIPANITKDKYKDFFAPLGTKDELSKTYNYLDNFDVDGTIYGIPTGANATGFVYNAKVLKDAGVTSLPTTPDEYINMLKAIKEKTNAIPYYTNYTSEWALTNFSNALQIGISGDPDYMNKMIYNPNEFTKGTATYTSLDLLYEAVKNKLVEKDPMTSDWEWSKQAMADGKIAVMCLGTWAIGQIQAKSKTPEDIKYMPVPVRHDGKAIVQVGPDYGMGVNIHSKNIPLAKEFLKFFITKYPQDSNMFSPIVGAKLPDYLSGATDVELVEAKPGTTQQAQDLDTVQKVSLINLNDGKWVKKIIEIGLGVSNETFDQYMSELNSKWAQGVNAVKK
- a CDS encoding carbohydrate ABC transporter permease, with protein sequence MEVDVKRKRFSISSLTYKQQKILISITFLFVPVLLLILFTYVPSIFMFGYSFTDWDGISPTKNFIGLDNYKLIFSSADYFRPFIVSLYYIVAAFIQIALAVCISYLISFRCRFANLFKGVYFFPSLINSVAISFIFIFFFQPGSTLDTILKLLGLGRYIHFWLQDPHLINVSLAFVSVWRYIGYDIVMFSAAMQSIPTDIIEAAEVDGANRFQQFIHIIIPGISTILKLLVFLSVTGSLAAFEIPYIMTGGGNGSMTFVIQTVNFAFQNYRVGLASALAVILLIISILIFAIQRFALQSRGA